The Deinococcus malanensis genomic interval GACGTCCTTCGCGCCCTCGCCGACCCGACACGCCAACAAATCCTCGAAGTCCTCCTGCAGGCGGAAGAAGCCAGACGCCGCGGAGAATGCTTCGCCGGCACCATCAGCCAGGCCCTCGGCCTCAGCCAACCCACCATCAGCCACCACATGAAAGTCCTGGTCGACGCCGGCCTCATCAGCGCCAAGAAAAAAGGCACCTCGGTCTACTACTGCCTCAGTCACCAGGGCTTTCAGGTGCTCCACGACCACCTCGCGCCGTACCTCACGGCCACCTCAGAGAGTAAGGAGACCACATGAACGATTACCTCTCACAC includes:
- a CDS encoding ArsR/SmtB family transcription factor, which produces MSPAVHHDVLRALADPTRQQILEVLLQAEEARRRGECFAGTISQALGLSQPTISHHMKVLVDAGLISAKKKGTSVYYCLSHQGFQVLHDHLAPYLTATSESKETT